The sequence GCTGGGCTATTGCTTCGGAGGCCTCTGTGCACTCGACCTGGCTCGCGCGGCTCCGGAGGGCCTGCGCGGCGCCGTGAGCGTCCATGGAATGCTCCACGCGCCACGCCTGGGCCCCCAGCCGCCCATCTCCGCGAGCATCCTGCTGCTGCATGGCTGGGAGGATCCGACCGCGAAGCCCGACGCGGTGCTGGCCATCGCTCGGGAGCTGACGGACGCGGGCGCGGACTGGCAGCTCCAGGCCTACGGCCACGCGATGCACGCCTTCACCTTTCCCGGCGCCAACCGTCCCGAAGTGGGCATCCAGCACCACCCGGTCGCGGCCGGCCGCGCGGACGCCGCCTTGCGAACGTTCCTGGCGCAGGTCCTGGATGAAGCGGCCCCTTCCAGAGGGCAAGCTGGAGGTTCGGAGCCGGGGCACGGATGACGGGTGGCCTGCCCGGCGTTCATGCTCCGGAGCCTGGGAGGCCTTCATGACGGTCGACGTGGAGCGGGCGCTGGCGGAGGTGTTGCCGGCGGAGGCGGTCACCGCGGATCCGGACGTGCTCGCGGCGCACCGCAACGACCAGGCGGAGTGGGCGCCCTCGGGCATGCCCAGGGTGCTCGTGCGGCCCGCGTCCACCGCCGAGGTCCAGGCCGTGCTGCGCGTGGCCACGGCACTGCGTGTGCCAGTGGTGCCTCGCGGGGCGGGCTCCGGCCTGTCGGGCGGCGCGAACGCGAGCGACGGCTGCATCGTCCTGTCGCTCATGCGCATGAACCGCATCCTGGAGGTGGACCGTCGCGGCATGCTGGCGGTCGTGCAGCCCGGCGCGCTCAACGGCGCGGTGAAGGCCGCCGCCGCGGAACAGGGGCTCTGGTACGCGCCGGATCCCGCGAGCTGGGAGTTCTCCTCCATCGGCGGCAACCTGGCGACCAACGCGGGGGGCCTGTGCTGCGTGAAGTACGGCGTGACGGGCGACGCGGTGCTGGGCCTGGAGGCGGTGCTCGCGGACGGCACCGTGGTGCGCACCGGCGGACGGACGGTGAAGAACGTGGCGGGCTACGACCTGACGCGCCTCTTCGTCGGTTCCGAGGGCACGCTGGCCGTCCTCACCGAGGCCACGCTGCGGCTGCGGCCCCGGCCATCGAAGGCGACGACGCTGGTGGCCGCGTTCCCGACGCTCGTGAGCGCGGGCACGGCCGTCTGCGACATCATGGAGCGCACGCGCCCTTCCCTGCTGGAGCTGATGGACCGCACCACCGTGCGCGCCGTGGAGGCCTGGAAGCCCATGGGCCTGGACGTCGAAGCCGCGGCCCTGCTCCTGGCGCGCTCCGACGCCGGGGGCCCGCAGGGCGAAGAGGAGCTGGCGCTGATGGTCGCGTCCTGCGAGCGGGCCGGCGCGACCACCGTGATGAGCACCGCCGACGAGGTCGAAGGCGAGCTGCTCATGGGCGCCCGGCGCTTCGCATTTCCCGCGCTGGAGCAGCGCGGCGCCACGCTGCTGGACGACGTGGGCGTGCCCGTCGTGCGCATCCCGGAGCTGCTCGCGGAGGTGGAGCGCATCGCGGAGCGGCACGGGGTGCTCATCGGGACGTTCGGGCACGCGGGCGATGGGAACATGCACCCCACCGTCGTGTTCGACCGGAAGGACGCGGCGGCCCTGGCACGAGCGAAGGAGGCGTTCGACGACATCCTGCGCGCGGCGCTGGCCCTGGGCGGCACCATCACCGGCGAGCACGGCGTGGGGTCCCTCAAGCGCGGCTTCCTGGGCGCGCAGCTGGGCCCGGAGACGCTGCGCCTGCACCAGGCAATCAAGAGTGCACTCGACCCGCTGGGCCTGCTCAACCCCGGCAAGCTGCTGTGATTCCAGAGGTTTGGCGGGGCTGCTCGGAAAAATAAATCCGGTGTCGATCCGGCGGAGGCGCGTTCGTCGCGTGGATGAAGGCGACGTTCACCTCATCCCTTTCCTTCCGTCTGGAGACACACCATGGGCACCAAGATCTTCGTCAACCTCCCCGTCGAATCGCTGGACCGCGCGGTCGGGTTCTTCACGAAGCTGGGCTACTCGTTCAACCCCCAGTTCACCGACGCCAACGCCACCTGCATGGTCATCAGCGAGGACATCTACGTGATGCTGCTGGTGAAGCCCTTCTTCAAGACGTTCACCCAGAAGGAGGTCGCGGACGCCACGAAGACGACCGAGGTCCTCATCGCCCTGTCCCAGGAGAACCGCGCCGCCGTGGACGCGCTG comes from Corallococcus macrosporus and encodes:
- a CDS encoding dienelactone hydrolase family protein; this encodes MPLHTGTHDYADGETLCEGYVAHESTHDGPRPCVLIAHAWDGQNAIIRAMAERFAAQGYVGFALDVYGKGVRGDVTGDNSHLMGPFLEDRALLRRRMCAALEAARRHPRVDPTRIAVLGYCFGGLCALDLARAAPEGLRGAVSVHGMLHAPRLGPQPPISASILLLHGWEDPTAKPDAVLAIARELTDAGADWQLQAYGHAMHAFTFPGANRPEVGIQHHPVAAGRADAALRTFLAQVLDEAAPSRGQAGGSEPGHG
- a CDS encoding FAD-binding oxidoreductase; amino-acid sequence: MTVDVERALAEVLPAEAVTADPDVLAAHRNDQAEWAPSGMPRVLVRPASTAEVQAVLRVATALRVPVVPRGAGSGLSGGANASDGCIVLSLMRMNRILEVDRRGMLAVVQPGALNGAVKAAAAEQGLWYAPDPASWEFSSIGGNLATNAGGLCCVKYGVTGDAVLGLEAVLADGTVVRTGGRTVKNVAGYDLTRLFVGSEGTLAVLTEATLRLRPRPSKATTLVAAFPTLVSAGTAVCDIMERTRPSLLELMDRTTVRAVEAWKPMGLDVEAAALLLARSDAGGPQGEEELALMVASCERAGATTVMSTADEVEGELLMGARRFAFPALEQRGATLLDDVGVPVVRIPELLAEVERIAERHGVLIGTFGHAGDGNMHPTVVFDRKDAAALARAKEAFDDILRAALALGGTITGEHGVGSLKRGFLGAQLGPETLRLHQAIKSALDPLGLLNPGKLL
- a CDS encoding VOC family protein, encoding MGTKIFVNLPVESLDRAVGFFTKLGYSFNPQFTDANATCMVISEDIYVMLLVKPFFKTFTQKEVADATKTTEVLIALSQENRAAVDALMEKALAAGAKETKDKTDMGFMYQRSFSDLDGHQWEPFWMDPAAAQPQQ